Genomic segment of Populus trichocarpa isolate Nisqually-1 chromosome 12, P.trichocarpa_v4.1, whole genome shotgun sequence:
cccccctattGAACTAAACGGGGCTCATATAAATAGGAGAAGAGGAAGATATAATGTTCCATCCTGACTCAGCTCCTAATCCTTTTGATCCTCTTGGATTGATCCCAGTCATTAATGCCAACCCTACAACCTTATACTTTCAAACTAGTTTGTAAAGATTGGTCGAGTAAGTGGTTATTAATCGGTGTTGTAGCGGCTACAGAGAGAATCACTTAACGGGAATCATGCTAGGAGGTAATACGATATTAGAGCTACCAAaggagcatttttttttttcttacttgagGCGTGAGAGAGCATTAAATGCTCTGTTAAAAAGAAACTCCGGTAAGAAAATGACAGTAGTGTCAAAACAAAAGGattgttttgttcattttacAAAAGGATCTCTAATCTTCTAACTTCGTTGAATTCAGGCAATTTAGGTTGATTTCTTAAGATTTCTATCGATTAAGTTCCTGGTTATATCAATTTGAACCCTCAATTTTCAGCGCCTCAATTAACttttaaacttccaatttcttcataTTTACCCCTGATTTTAATCAAGTCTCTTTCATCTTAATCCTTGGTTTTAGGATTCTTCAATTTACCCCTCAATTTGTTACCTAGCTTGTTGCATATCTTCGTCTGCATTCCAGTGTCCAAGCAACACAATTTTTGTGGTCGTGCTTGATGGCTGGTAACATGTTGGTGGGTAAAAGAAACTGACGCCATGCAAATTAGCAGTTGCAAGACAACACTCACATCCAACATTTGCATTAAATTTCATTTACATGCCCCAAAGATAGAGGCAAACATTAATGAAAAAGCCAAGGATGTAATAAATACATCTAGCTGGATGTGCATATTCAGTGGATGTAGCCCTGACTTCTTCATGCTATTTAACAATAATCTGAATGGGACTCGTAGAAATCACTCGGGCAAGGAGACATGACTTCTTGTTCTAGTAACTGCAATGCTTGGTTCATTGTTGGCCGATCATCCGGGTTTGCATCCGTGCACCTTGTTGCTATCTCAAGAATTACCTCCAGAGTTTCCATATCTGTATCTTTGCACCTTGTATCCACTACATCTTCCAACCTGTTCTCTCTCAATAGGGTGTTCATCTGTTTGAGTTTAAATTATCAGTACAAGTTAGACTTGAACAATTCTGCTCTTTCAGGCCAATATCAAAGCTGAGATGAGAAACACAGGGGAGAAAGAGTTTATGAAAGCTTACCCAACCAACAACATTTAAGCCTCTCTTTACAAAAGCTGGATCAGTTGGTCTTTTTCCAGTTACAAGCTCTAGCAAGAGAACTCCAAAGCTATAGACATCTGATTTCTCGGTAGCTATCCCACTCTGCAGATACTCTATTCAGAGCAGTCAATTTAACAATCAATCAGTGACTCTGCACCTTAGGATTATGGCATATGAAAGATTCTGGTCATTATGAGGATTGCAAAATTTTCCCACTGTAACAGTAACAGAGTTATGGATTGTTCTTGAAGATATAGATTTCCAAGTAATGGCAGTAACAGAGTTATGGATTGTTCTTGAAGATATAGATTTCCAAGTAATGCCTAAAGGTCTATATAAGCAGTATAATGGAAAATGAGGAGTAGCCTCAGACATAAATTTGAACAGTGAGAAGGGATTGCTAGATTTATGGGATTCACTTAACTAAAAACACCTGTTTCTGTTACTCTTCAGTCGCAGTCTATTATTTTACTCACCCTACAATTGGGCCACGACCATTACactctatttattatttataacacacAGACACTTACAAGCATTTATTTCCTATGAGTAATTCTCTAAATTTTAGGATCATCTACCTCTCTCTGCCCTATGCTTGATGGTAATAACACATAGTAGATTAAATTAGTTTTACTAAATATTCAAGATTAGCCTATACTAACTGTCATTTAACTACCGCTTTAGGTAACTAACCATGACAGCATTATACGAAAAGGTGGCTTCCAAGAGTCCTTTCAAATCATTCACTAAGGTTCCATACCAATCCGGACTGCTCCCCCATAAGAATCCATCAGCAGTCAACGCAGAGCAGATATTAAGCATTTTGACCACAAAATTGAGGTAACTAATTTACACTTTACTTTTTCAATCAGCATTGGTGCCTTCTTGTTACTATATTATCTTTCCGATTTTCTTTTCCTCAAACtaaaaactgaagaaaatcATTAGCTACTGAGTTACTAGGACCAACCATGAAATTcagcaaaaaaactgaataaaatcATTAGCCACTGAGTCTATCAATAGGTGGGGGGTTTTCTCGAAGAGAACTAGCACCTTCCATTAATGTGATTCTCTCTCTTCCCTGACTTTTACTTAGTTTTGTGTCTTCCacaaatcaatcaaacaaacatTGCACCATTTTCAATCATTAAAATGACAGgaaactcttttttaaaaaaataaaaacttgcaGATGGACAAGACACTAGATTTAAGGATTTTAACCCCTGAACAAATTTTCAATCAGAAGCATGAAATGACAGCATGAGTACTCTACAGCAGTTAATTGAATGTGGCCATAAATGACAACCAGAGTTTATTCTCCAATAAGAACAGCTTGAGCAGCTCCATTGTCAGTAAGTTAAGAATTCAATGTGAAGTTGTCAGCTCAGAAAGCTTTGGAATCACAGCAACCATGCATTTTCATGTTGCTCTACATTTAAGTTTGCTTTGCATAACCATATATTTCTTGAATTATGAACTAAAGCTTCTTTGTCTAAAGCACCTCACAATTTATGATTTACATGTTTACCAACACACAATGAAGCACATGCTACAAGAACCAGGCTACATATTCATTTCAGTGAAACAGTCCTCAAGGAGATCGCAATACTTGACtcacaacaaataaatatcGAACATGAAACACGGCTAAATTAATATGGTCAGGTCAATCTTATGGTTATTTTCCTTTGCCTCCATCCAGTTTTCACACTTGGTTTACACAAATGAACATTATAAGCTTTACAAGATAAAAGTGAGCTTAGTTACAAGATAAAAGTACAATTAAGTGATGAGGTCAATGCAATGCAAAGAAATGAAGAGTTGCCATGGTCCCATGGAAAACTGGTAAAAATGTCAGTGTCAATTATGGACCACACCAAGTTACTAGATCATGTTGATGTTCACAATTTTGAAGGCCTTTCTAAATTCCAGAAGTTGAATAGAATTCAATCACAATTCCATCGTGAGGAAATATAATCCCTACTGCCACCACTGTCaatatgaaaattttcaatctaGTGCATCTAACCTCAATATCCACATTTTATatgtatatgaaaataaaataaataaaagagaattacAGATAAATTTAActactaaataataaatatagtttaTAAAGCTATTAAAAAACTTGATCAGCAAAACAAACCTAAATAATCGAATTTTAATCTTGCGGGACTAGCTTCATCCTGAATCATAATGAATCCCTATTATATTAAGGAATCAAGAACATATGCATAAAGTCCCAGTTAATTTGATCTCCTAATCTCCTAAAAATAACGTTTTCAAGATAGTTTATCAAGGAACACAGAAGTAACAGTCATGTTGAACAGGGAGCATTAATGTCAGTAGGACAAGTTTTCACATATTGCAGGAAAACCTCACATCACATGGCAAACTTAAAGAAATGTATCATGAACAACTAACCACAAATCAGACATAGCTCAGATCAACAGGAAAGTACTCTCCAGATAAACAATGCAGAGATGTTTTAAGAAGGATGATGAAAAGAACACGCACCTGGTGCCAAATAACCAAAAGTGCCAGCCACTACAGTCGTGACATGGGCATCCTCATCTACCAAAAGTTTTGCTAGACCAAAATCAGATACATGGGGCTCCAAATTTTCGTCAAGGAGAATATTGCTGGATTTTATGTCACGATGAACTATCTTCGGACAACAGTCATGGTGCAAGTATGCAAGCCCCCGAGCAGAACCTAGTGCTATTCTTAAACGAGCACTCCAGTTTAACAGTCGTTCTTCTTGGCCATGTTCTGAAAAAGTAGTGATAagaccaaagaaaaaagaaaaataaaacgtaTCAGCGCTTACTAAATTTTTTGGATAGGGACGTGCATGTCCATCACCATATATTTGAGCATACATTCCAACAGCAAACAACACACATGTTCTGGTATTAAAAGTGGAAATTACCTAATAGGCTAGATTCACGAAACAAGTCTCTCATAGAAATTGTGCAATACAAATTGTACACCACATTTGGTCATAAATGCCTTACACAAAAGTAAAACCTAGATCTGTTGGTGCAGTTGTCCAAATGACAAAATTCAGTTTATTTTGGGAATATGAATTAAACATTAAACAAGAAAGCACTAAAGCACAATCATCATTGATAATAAGCCACTTGGCAATTCTAAAAAGTTCCTTCagatttcttttcatttttctcagTGACTTCCTAGTCTCTATATTAGGCAATAGTGTTTATTTCAAAGCCCAAAATCATTGTGAATCATGTTTGCTGCTTCTAATCTACTATTTAACATATGCCTACAATATTATAGTTAAGTGAGAAAGATTAAGCACTGATGCCATGTTTTCTACTATCATACTAAGTTGTCAATGCCTAACTATTTCTCTtgttcttaatatatatatatatatatatatatatatatatatatatatatataaagaaagaaagaaagaaagaacgagAAAAAACTATTACACATTTGTTGTTGACTATAACTCTGTCCCTAATCGCTATAAACACTATATAGATGTTTTATAGATGTGTGGGTGTGTGACTGTGTCTTATAAACCACAATATTGAACACCACATAGCGAAAGTATACCATGCAAAAAGTCATCTAAACTGCCCATGGCCAGGTAATCATAGATAAGAAGCTTTGACATTGGAAGCCTGCAGTAGCCTCTCAGGTTTACCAAATTTATGTGGTTGATGCTCCCCAAAATCTCCAATTCCCTCTCAAAAACTTGATCAGATCCTTCCCGACTGCGATCAATTCTTTTAACAGCAAATGTGCCACAATCATTCATGACCATACGGAAGACAGTACCAAAGCCTCCTGAACCTACAATATCCTCTTCATCAAGAGACTCCAGCTTTTCAATGATCTCACAGGAATGATATGGCAGGTCACCATGAAAAGTAATGAGCTTTGCACCTGACAAAAATTTCAGAGGTTTGTAACTTGAAATGAAGGacagaagaaaatgataaaatttagagCCTTTGAGCTTACTTGCTTCTTGATCAACTTGCTTTTTAACTTCTGTGTATTTCTTGGCAGCTCTTTCCTTCTTTGATACCAAGCAAATCCAAAGGAATATAAGGAGCACAAGGAGTGTAATGGCCATAGTTGACATTACACCAATTAGCAACCCTTTGATGTAATGAGAGGATCGTTTTGGAGGAACTGAAAAAATACCAATGTTCAGATCAAAATAGAAATAGTcccaatattattattacatgtACAGTCAAAAAGTTTCAGAAAATTTCGAATGAAACTCGCCTGCTGCTTCATCACTTGCTGCATGAGGTAAAACTGCAGGGAATCCCAAAGAGGTTCGACATGGCTTGTGCACTTGTCTACCACAAAGATCCGAGTTGCCAATAAACCTAACCATGAATGAGCAGTAGGCAGACTAAGAAACAGAGAGGATGATCCCCAAAAAAGAGTTAAGAAGCTTTTCAAGAGGCATCCTGATGTTATATAACTAATAGAGACGCTGATATTACATACTTTGCACACAGTTTAATGTTCCAATTCTGAAGAATATGAATATTCATCTCATTTATCCCTCCCAATAAATTAATATGGTAGACCCAGACGGTCACCAACATCCTTCTATTTTCCACCAAAACTTGGATGTCAGACGTAGAGGTTAAATGTAAGGAGTGATTTTAAACATCAAGTAAACACATCCAAATGACTCACACGGTTAACAGGAACTTGCACACTTGCCTTCACATAGACAGAAATGTGGGAATGCCggcccttaaaattttagaaatcaagtGGTTCAATACTGTTTCACATTCGACTAAAATTTATACTTTAgataaaaacatatgaaaacacTAGACATCAATTAGACACAACAAACATTCTCTTTTGTCACAATTGAGTGTTGTTaccaaactcttttttttttcttttgaaacatCTTTCCTGCCACAACCTCAATAAAAGCTAAAAGCATTATGGATAAAGATAAGAGCACTCACGAATTGTTCCCAAAAGTAGAAAGAGATCCAAAATCAGGGATTTCACCTGAGAAAGAGTTGGTAGACAAGTTCCTGAAAAGATAAGAcagagaataaataaattagtacaATATCTAGTTTCAATTCAAGGGCATCGAATACAGACTTTGAAATTCTAGAATTCAATTCCCAAAATTCTATTTGAACTTACAGGTGGCGCAAGCGTGTAAGGCGGCCAATAGATGAAGGTATGGCACCCTTTAGCAAATTGCTTGATAAATCCCTaaattcaacaaacaaaattcaaatcaacTCGACTGTGACAATAAGAACCACAAAGGAGAAAGAGGATCAGTGATCTTACAGGATATTGAGGTGGGAAAGGTTTCCAATATCTGCTGGTATTCCTCCTTGGAGATAATTAGCCATCAAGTAACTATAGACATGATCAATAATAATTGCAATTGCAAATGAGGTTAAAGTCAATAAACATTCTCCCATGAgagtgaaaaaaatgaaaagaatatgaAAGACATTACAGGAGGAAAGAGCAAAACCCCAATCTCATAATCATACTTACATGGCCCTCAGCTCAGTACAATTACTAATTTCATAAGGAATAATTCCATGTAAGCTGTTCTGGTGAAGCGCCCTGTATCACCAAAAGAAATTAATGGGAAAAATTGGAAATTTGGCATGAAATGCTTTAACCCATTTCCTGTTTTgcttttgagttaaaaaataaataaagaagaagaagaagaagagacggGCATTTAACTCACAATCTTTGTAATCTACTGAGTTTACCAATGCTGGGAGATATAATCCCTCCCAATTCCATGTAAGGCAAGTTTCTGAAGCGtacaaaagtaaagaaaaattaaaagtttgtggATGTAAAATTGGATATATGAAGCAGGGCAGTGGGGCATACATTGAGGTGACCCTTTGGTCTTGGGGATGACAAGAAATACCAGTCCATTTGCAGGGAGATTCATCAGTAGCTTGCCAATTGGTAAGGATGTTTCTACTATCATTCCATGTACTCATGATCTCTAACAATGTCAGTCcttgaaaaaggaaaatcaagACTAAATCAGCATAGCAGAAAGATCTAGACATTCATCtgaccaaaaaaatagaaaacacaaaagTGTTGCTCAAAATAGTGCAGGAATGAAAATAGGTTTTTCTGGGGACAGCAATGGTGGTGTTCTTACCATCTTCAGAGAGAGCAAGGGAGCAAGTACTCAAAAGGGTCACAGAAGAAATCACTGAAAAGATCCAAAGAAGCAAAACCATTTTCATATTCCCTTCAAAACAAAGGGTTTCTTCTACTTTCTAGCTTTGAAGCAAAGCAAGAGTGCTGGAGAGACCTGAGAAAGTGGTGAAACAACAGAAACTATGATAATTTGTaccaagtaagaaaaaaaagaaggagaaagaagaacTTTTTTGAATGtggaaaagataaagaaactgAGAAATAGATGCGGGTAAGCTAAAGCCAGAGTGCTGCTTACTTGAGATCTGCAATTACAGAGATAAAACTAGTGGAGATAAGTAATCATTTTAAAACTAGTGAGAAAAAGGGGGTTTTAGGccctctctctccctcaaaAATTCTCTGGTATGTATATTTTATGAGCAGAGTGAAAGACAGACTTTTCGAAAGTGGGTAGGGTATAGAAAGTTGTGCGCCAAAAAGTAGCAGTAGTAGCCGTTTGTCCAAACAAATTCAAACATAACATGATAGCAGGAGAGGAGTATCCCAACCATACTCTCACGGCTATTGTCAAACCTCTAAACTCGCTACATATTACCACCACATGTATGGATCCCGACATTACTCTTTTTgtacttttaataaaattaaagggaaaattaTAACATCTCTTAAttctttttactttatttttattcttttaaaaattccagtttataactttatatgcaaaacaaaaaatagattgttttatcattatattctaattaataattaaaaaaaccctttaaaaagtattagaaatataaaattacctgacctaattattgaaatatttttccttgaatgctactttttttcttttgatagtgtttaatattgtaataatggttattttttaaaatattttttatttaaaaatacattaaaataatattttatttttatttttttagatttatttttatcatcaatacattaaaataattaaaaaaacattaaaaaataatctgaataaaataattttaattttttttataaaacacacTCGCAATTTGTAAACAAACACACTCAAATTTATTTCTCTAATTTATCTGGTAAGttcggaaaaaaaaatggttggatttaaattttaaggcCCGAAAAGGACATAAAAAAGGTTCGTGTATTACCCTCCTTGACtaatatcaaaatcaacaacATGAACGCCATCGTCGCAACTATTCATCTCTCAATCTCTCTCATGGCCACAATGATGGCAAGATTTGCAGCCATGAAACCAAGCTTGAAACAACAAGACATGTcaaccatttaggtggtggttcagtggtaagagcttgggaccaagagatttgctctctttatggtctcaggtttgagccctgtggttgctcatatgatgaccactggaggcttacatggtcgttaacttcagggcctgtgggattagtcgaggtgcgcgcaagctgacccagacacccacgttaaactaaaaaaaacaacaagacaTGTCATGTAATGATTGGGTTGCATTCACATGTTCCTTGTTGTACAAATCCAGTATAGTTGatggttttttcattataatcaGCCccgtttgattttattttttaaaagtattttttaaaaattaaaaaacaaatcttcaaattaatatttttgatgtttttagatcattttgatgcgctgatgtcaaaaataatttttaaaaaatataaaaaaattattttaatatattttcaagtaaaaaatactttaaaaaacaactgcaacctTAATCTGAAATCAACACATCCTTCATATAACATGAGAGAAAGAGGTAAAGATTTCAAAAAGTGAATATCCATTTAACCTTCGTAAATGAATGATGATGCTTTGATTACCGATGAAAGATGAGAAGGAAGTGGgtgatgaagaaattgaattatcataaaaaatagaataactcataagattttatattgttttagacCGTTCAATGTAAATAACATATACAATATCACCTTCTTCATTATTATCGTCATCATCAAGGAGTTGTTTTTCCGGTTTCAAATGACAAAAGTCCTTCTTGGCTCTCCATAGCAagacaattaaaatttaatatatatttcaaaaaaaaagatttttttacatGGTACTTGTTAACAGCTAGAATGTAAGTGATTTCTCAACTAAACTATTTTGAAGTTTATTGTtcattatttcttaataatacaaaaaaaattatatccttTTTCATTATACTTCTCACCctagttttcattttttatatatatattcttaagaATCCT
This window contains:
- the LOC7484755 gene encoding LRR receptor-like serine/threonine-protein kinase FEI 2 encodes the protein MKMVLLLWIFSVISSVTLLSTCSLALSEDGLTLLEIMSTWNDSRNILTNWQATDESPCKWTGISCHPQDQRVTSINLPYMELGGIISPSIGKLSRLQRLALHQNSLHGIIPYEISNCTELRAIYLMANYLQGGIPADIGNLSHLNILDLSSNLLKGAIPSSIGRLTRLRHLNLSTNSFSGEIPDFGSLSTFGNNSFIGNSDLCGRQVHKPCRTSLGFPAVLPHAASDEAAVPPKRSSHYIKGLLIGVMSTMAITLLVLLIFLWICLVSKKERAAKKYTEVKKQVDQEASAKLITFHGDLPYHSCEIIEKLESLDEEDIVGSGGFGTVFRMVMNDCGTFAVKRIDRSREGSDQVFERELEILGSINHINLVNLRGYCRLPMSKLLIYDYLAMGSLDDFLHEHGQEERLLNWSARLRIALGSARGLAYLHHDCCPKIVHRDIKSSNILLDENLEPHVSDFGLAKLLVDEDAHVTTVVAGTFGYLAPEYLQSGIATEKSDVYSFGVLLLELVTGKRPTDPAFVKRGLNVVGWMNTLLRENRLEDVVDTRCKDTDMETLEVILEIATRCTDANPDDRPTMNQALQLLEQEVMSPCPSDFYESHSDYC